In one window of Miscanthus floridulus cultivar M001 chromosome 12, ASM1932011v1, whole genome shotgun sequence DNA:
- the LOC136495404 gene encoding protein NRT1/ PTR FAMILY 4.6-like, translated as MEGEEVYVDWRGNAVDERRHGGIRATLFLYVLFMLRSCSNSSNFSMVGYLHGMLHLDIVTSSTVISYLGGTMMISAALMNFISDACIKRTTAIFVFGPCVVLGYMFLALQAHFPSLHPEICAIDKEPNNCEAAQGWNLTLLYLSLLMFAIGEGCMRACIPSLGGDQFSNSDPKKSQLQSVFLTRLKFANSLGAIIGLAFLVWIENNLGCNIGFMMCAVIVLVGLLVAASGYPFYRTQKPIGSPLTRTLQVLIISSNKKSTANVDVIELQESNTQDHIFKSGTNQADETRVLVQMLPIFISCFVIYLPFTLLMTLSIQVGRAMDKGAGMIQIPSASLIAIPTAFHMLMQPCYSRILTLLLRTTTGHEHGVTPLQRIGAGSACGIAAACVATLVEARRLNVAEQHGLTSIGPGVPMSVFWLVTQFFLLSIMDIASFGGLIEFVESEAPSTMKLIAPAVQSCIAGFSAWSCSAFIQLVNRMTRSGDGGGGWLDGTNFNKTRLDHFFLLLGAFEVLALINYTFWARRYARKLRISTVETHENDTRN; from the exons ATGGAAGGTGAAGAAGTATATGTGGACTGGAGAGGGAATGCGGTGGACGAGAGGAGGCACGGAGGCATCAGGGCAACGCTCTTCCTCTACG TTTTGTTCATGCTAAGAAGCTGCTCTAATAGCTCAAACTTCAGTATGGTGGGCTATTTGCATGGCATGTTGCATCTGGATATTGTGACCTCATCAACAGTGATAAGCTACCTAGGTGGCACCATGATGATATCTGCTGCTCTGATGAACTTCATCTCTGATGCGTGTATCAAACGAACCACTGCTATATTTGTATTTGGCCCTTGTGTGGTCCTG GGTTATATGTTCCTAGCACTGCAAGCCCATTTTCCTTCACTTCATCCTGAAATTTGTGCCATAGACAAAGAGCCAAACAACTGTGAGGCAGCTCAAGGTTGGAATTTGACATTGCTCTACTTGAGCTTGTTAATGTTTGCTATTGGGGAAGGCTGCATGCGTGCTTGCATACCATCCCTTGGTGGAGATCAATTCAGCAATAGTGACCCAAAGAAATCACAGCTCCAGAGTGTGTTCTTGACCAGGCTTAAGTTTGCAAACTCTCTTGGAGCGATAATTGGATTGGCCTTCTTAGTGTGGATTGAGAATAACTTGGGTTGCAACATTGGATTTATGATGTGTGCTGTTATTGTTCTTGTAGGGCTGCTTGTGGCAGCCAGTGGATATCCTTTCTATCGCACGCAGAAGCCTATTGGAAGTCCTCTAACTAGAACATTGCAG GTTCTTATCATTTCATCAAATAAGAAGTCAACTGCCAATGTAGATGTTATTGAGCTACAAGAAAGCAACACACAAGATCATATTTTCAAATCTGG AACCAATCAAGCTGATGAAACTAGAGTCCTCGTTCAGAtgcttccaatcttcatcagttGCTTTGTCATCTACTTGCCATTCACACTACTAATGACATTATCCATACAAGTTGGTCGTGCAATGGACAAAGGCGCAGGCATGATCCAGATACCCTCTGCCTCTCTCATTGCAATCCCAACAGCATTCCACATGCTGATGCAACCATGCTACAGCAGAATCTTGACACTGCTGCTGAGAACAACCACAGGACATGAGCATGGGGTCACCCCACTGCAGCGTATCGGTGCTGGATCAGCTTGTGGGATCGCTGCGGCATGCGTCGCCACATTAGTAGAAGCAAGAAGATTGAACGTTGCAGAGCAACACGGGTTAACATCGATAGGACCTGGTGTGCCAATGTCTGTCTTTTGGCTGGTAACCCAGTTCTTCCTGCTAAGCATCATGGACATAGCATCCTTTGGCGGACTAATTGAGTTCGTCGAGAGCGAGGCGCCTTCGACAATGAAGCTGATTGCACCAGCAGTACAGTCATGTATAGCTGGATTTTCTGCCTGGTCATGCAGCGCCTTCATTCAGCTTGTAAACAGAATGACAAGGAGTGGGGATGGTGGTGGAGGATGGCTGGACGGAACAAATTTCAACAAAACACGCCTTGATCACTTCTTTTTGTTGCTGGGAGCCTTCGAGGTCTTGGCCTTGATCAATTACACTTTCTGGGCCAGGAGATATGCTAGGAAGCTACGAATCAGTACTGTCGAAACACATGAGAACGACACAAGAAATTAA